A window from Enterocloster bolteae encodes these proteins:
- a CDS encoding LysR family transcriptional regulator translates to MNNISLQQIQYFKIAMKCSSFSQAAKLAYTTQSTISKNIATLEKIMGEPLFTRQKKGIMPTQRAILLDLELTEIYDKIDLLLNNTRQSKQERVSIGFCQSIDFSSSIPEFFSLFRRENYIPTAVIKLQCCENSDVVNGVLDGSIDLGFILSDTNISNPNIKLHTITSTEPQIFFSVNSPLNKSGLTINDFANYPIVTTKYLIEKNDYRMINLLPFTPKGIEIVKSYDDIPIYLATGLYVTLLRPYVNLANNKNIMSYKLPDSYHYKQGITMIWFSHNKNKYLKRILSILYKANT, encoded by the coding sequence ATGAATAACATCAGTCTGCAGCAAATACAGTATTTTAAAATTGCCATGAAATGTTCCAGTTTTTCCCAGGCTGCAAAGCTGGCTTATACCACCCAGTCAACCATCAGCAAAAACATAGCGACACTGGAAAAAATCATGGGGGAACCCTTATTTACGCGGCAAAAGAAGGGAATCATGCCGACCCAGAGAGCAATTCTGCTTGACCTTGAGCTGACAGAGATATACGATAAGATAGATTTGCTGCTTAATAACACCCGCCAGTCCAAACAGGAACGGGTCAGTATCGGATTTTGCCAGAGCATTGACTTCTCTTCATCCATACCTGAATTTTTCTCCTTATTCAGAAGAGAGAATTATATTCCGACCGCGGTCATTAAATTGCAATGCTGTGAAAATTCAGATGTTGTCAACGGAGTCCTGGACGGCTCCATTGACCTGGGATTTATTTTATCTGATACAAATATATCAAATCCAAATATTAAACTCCACACCATCACCTCAACAGAACCGCAGATTTTCTTCTCAGTCAACAGCCCACTGAATAAAAGCGGCCTAACCATAAATGATTTTGCAAATTATCCCATTGTCACCACAAAATATCTGATTGAAAAAAATGACTATCGAATGATTAATCTGCTTCCATTTACTCCAAAGGGTATTGAAATCGTAAAATCATATGATGACATACCAATTTATCTGGCCACCGGACTCTATGTCACGCTGCTTCGTCCTTATGTCAATCTGGCAAATAATAAAAATATTATGAGCTACAAACTGCCGGACAGCTACCATTACAAACAGGGAATTACCATGATATGGTTCAGCCATAATAAAAACAAATACCTGAAACGAATTCTTTCAATCCTTTACAAAGCAAACACGTAA
- a CDS encoding ABC transporter permease has product MKHSLDRKMDRILERENSGRIKKGIRNRALRKLFANRLSVLGFIIFIVILVMCLGAPLFTQYSATKVDLRNILSPPTSSHIFGTDKIGRDIWARILYGGRISIGVGLGSALVATVLGVSLGTMAGYKGGWFDGIIMKVSEILMSFPQIILVLILVTITGQSLWNLIFIFSITGWPSMYRMARSQMLSLREEEYVQALKAFGIGSMRIAFVHMLPNAIGPIFVNITLSTAMFILQEASLSFLGLGVPLEVATWGNILNAAQDLMILKNSWWVWLPAGIVVTLFVVGINFIGDGLRDATDPSQIG; this is encoded by the coding sequence ATGAAACATTCACTTGACAGGAAAATGGACCGGATTCTGGAACGGGAGAACTCCGGCAGGATAAAAAAGGGAATCAGGAACCGCGCGCTCAGGAAGCTGTTTGCCAACCGGCTGTCAGTGCTGGGATTTATCATATTTATCGTGATACTTGTCATGTGCCTGGGTGCGCCTTTGTTTACACAGTACAGCGCCACCAAGGTGGACCTGCGCAATATATTAAGCCCGCCCACGTCTTCCCACATATTTGGGACCGACAAGATAGGAAGGGATATATGGGCCAGAATCCTCTACGGAGGCCGTATTTCCATCGGCGTGGGGCTGGGAAGCGCACTTGTGGCTACGGTCCTGGGGGTGTCGCTGGGGACTATGGCAGGTTATAAGGGCGGCTGGTTTGACGGGATCATCATGAAGGTTTCCGAAATACTGATGTCATTTCCCCAGATTATATTGGTTCTGATTCTTGTGACCATTACGGGCCAGAGCCTGTGGAATCTGATATTCATTTTTTCCATCACAGGATGGCCTTCCATGTACCGTATGGCCAGGTCCCAGATGCTGTCGCTGAGGGAGGAGGAGTATGTACAGGCTCTAAAGGCTTTTGGTATCGGAAGCATGAGGATTGCCTTTGTACATATGCTTCCCAATGCCATAGGACCTATTTTCGTAAATATCACATTGTCTACGGCCATGTTTATCCTGCAGGAGGCATCCTTAAGCTTTTTGGGGCTTGGGGTTCCGTTAGAGGTGGCAACCTGGGGCAATATCCTGAATGCGGCCCAGGACCTGATGATACTTAAGAACTCCTGGTGGGTATGGCTGCCTGCCGGTATCGTGGTGACACTGTTTGTGGTGGGAATCAACTTTATCGGTGACGGCCTGAGGGATGCCACGGACCCGTCACAGATTGGTTAA
- a CDS encoding mandelate racemase/muconate lactonizing enzyme family protein, with amino-acid sequence MKIVSVDIFLLDGGSPGWRPIVCRVNTDEGVSGYGEASVGFDTGASASYSMIKEVAPFVIGMDPMATEAVWNKMYTQTFWAQGGGTIMFSAISAIDMACWDIKAKALNLPLYKLLGGKCREKLRSYASQLQFGWGKGMVFDRGYKIEDLVEHSLKAVAEGFDAIKINFITYDGNGNRLGFLKGPIMPGTRALIEERVKAVREAVGDGVDIIVENHARTDAVSAVEMSQIIKPYGIMFMEETCTPMNLQVLETVRNHSAVLQAGGERVYGKYHYANLIKKDIFQVYQPDLGTCGGITEAMKIASMADAVDAGIQIHVCASPIAIAASLHVEASLPNFVIHEHHVTNRSENNIRLGVYDYQPDGCGFCHVPELPGIGQELSRWAMDHALQKETVKGE; translated from the coding sequence ATGAAAATAGTGAGCGTAGATATATTTCTTTTGGATGGCGGTTCGCCCGGGTGGAGGCCCATTGTCTGCCGGGTTAATACGGATGAAGGGGTGTCCGGTTACGGCGAGGCATCAGTCGGGTTTGATACCGGGGCGTCTGCCTCGTATAGTATGATTAAGGAAGTGGCTCCGTTTGTGATAGGTATGGACCCAATGGCTACAGAGGCTGTATGGAATAAGATGTATACACAGACCTTTTGGGCGCAGGGGGGAGGAACCATCATGTTTTCCGCCATAAGTGCCATTGATATGGCATGCTGGGATATCAAAGCGAAAGCGCTGAATCTTCCGCTCTATAAACTGTTAGGTGGCAAGTGCCGTGAGAAATTACGCTCATATGCAAGCCAGCTGCAGTTTGGATGGGGAAAAGGAATGGTATTCGACCGTGGATATAAAATAGAGGATTTGGTTGAGCATTCCTTAAAAGCAGTTGCTGAGGGGTTTGACGCCATCAAAATAAATTTCATTACATACGATGGAAACGGGAACCGTCTTGGATTTTTAAAGGGGCCTATCATGCCCGGAACAAGAGCTCTGATAGAAGAGCGGGTTAAAGCGGTTCGGGAGGCAGTAGGGGATGGCGTGGATATCATTGTTGAAAATCATGCAAGAACAGACGCGGTGTCTGCTGTTGAAATGAGTCAAATCATAAAACCTTACGGTATCATGTTTATGGAAGAGACCTGTACCCCTATGAATCTGCAGGTGCTTGAAACAGTCCGTAACCACTCCGCTGTTTTGCAGGCAGGCGGAGAGAGGGTTTATGGTAAATACCATTATGCCAATCTGATAAAAAAGGATATATTTCAGGTATATCAGCCTGATTTGGGGACATGCGGAGGGATAACAGAAGCAATGAAAATCGCTTCCATGGCAGATGCGGTTGACGCCGGCATACAGATTCATGTATGCGCCAGCCCTATTGCGATAGCTGCGTCGCTGCATGTGGAAGCGTCACTTCCCAATTTTGTTATTCATGAACATCATGTTACAAATAGAAGTGAAAATAATATACGCTTAGGTGTTTACGATTATCAGCCGGATGGCTGCGGTTTCTGCCATGTGCCTGAATTGCCCGGAATTGGTCAGGAGTTATCCCGGTGGGCCATGGACCACGCATTACAAAAGGAGACAGTGAAAGGGGAATAA
- a CDS encoding dihydrodipicolinate synthase family protein, whose amino-acid sequence MSRFEMNQIKGVIPAMMTFFDREENVDTECTRRMVEFMLEHGADGFYLTGSTGECFTMTVEERNLVVDTVIDQVKGRVPVVVHVGDIGTKKSIELAEHAYRAGADAISSVPPFYWKFRAGDIYNYYRDISESTPLPMVVYNIQLAGLMDMDLLLQLAGLPNVHGLKYTARSHDEMGFIKETLGPDFMIYSGCDEMAFSGMCSGADGIIGSFYNLFPDLYKQILKKVEESDIKGGMRLQRIADEVIFAALKYDFPSVLHNLMNWRGLESGYSRRPFYNYQDSELEGLKEDIRRIKDRYQAEELDMFRL is encoded by the coding sequence ATGAGCAGATTTGAGATGAATCAGATCAAGGGGGTCATCCCTGCAATGATGACGTTCTTTGACAGGGAAGAGAACGTGGATACTGAGTGTACCAGACGCATGGTGGAATTCATGCTGGAGCATGGCGCTGACGGTTTCTATCTTACAGGCAGCACCGGCGAGTGCTTTACCATGACCGTGGAGGAGCGGAATCTGGTGGTGGATACGGTCATTGACCAGGTGAAGGGCCGTGTGCCGGTTGTTGTACATGTTGGGGATATCGGCACGAAGAAATCCATAGAGCTTGCGGAGCATGCCTACAGGGCCGGCGCCGACGCCATATCTTCCGTACCGCCGTTTTACTGGAAATTCCGTGCCGGTGATATCTATAATTATTACAGGGATATATCGGAGTCCACCCCTCTTCCAATGGTGGTCTATAATATTCAGCTGGCAGGACTTATGGATATGGACCTGCTTTTGCAGCTGGCAGGACTTCCCAATGTCCATGGGCTTAAGTATACGGCCAGGTCCCACGATGAAATGGGATTCATCAAGGAAACACTGGGCCCGGATTTCATGATATATTCAGGGTGTGATGAGATGGCTTTTTCCGGTATGTGTTCAGGCGCGGACGGAATCATAGGGTCCTTCTATAATTTGTTCCCGGATTTATATAAGCAGATCCTTAAGAAGGTGGAGGAAAGCGATATTAAGGGAGGCATGCGGCTGCAGCGGATTGCGGACGAGGTGATATTTGCTGCGCTGAAGTATGATTTCCCGTCCGTACTTCACAATCTGATGAATTGGCGCGGTTTGGAATCCGGATACTCCAGGAGACCGTTCTACAATTACCAGGATTCAGAGCTGGAGGGCCTTAAGGAAGATATCAGAAGGATAAAGGACAGATACCAGGCAGAAGAGCTGGATATGTTCAGGCTGTAA
- a CDS encoding ABC transporter substrate-binding protein produces the protein MRKRRLASLLLAASLAASALAGCGSGGKTETTAAAAGGQTEAAGGTAGETGAAGGTSAADLGTPLADVRVRQALAYAIDMNAIVDSLFEGKAEVAKSFTAPGDWLNAGIPVYEYNPEKAKELLKEAGWPSDYTLDVVYYYDDQQTVDLMTIIGQYWQEVGVKAQFRKLEGDLAAQLWVPPADMEKGPSAVKWDLAYAAVAALAESEFYNRFASTASNNSSVPKQEGLDEMIAASNATMDVGEQKEAFYKIQQFVAENELAMPLYHQVCFIYTSDKLDTAGSAFGNDQFSYEKNILDWKIDRDDRTMYTNGGPQEFFWYPMVNPGYMINTELVFDKLINADSSLNPTDGMLAESYKVSEDDKSIEFVLRDGLKWHDDEPLTAEDVKFTLELMLRTPGTNAVASEVMKAIQGAQDFLDGKTDNLEGVVIDGSKITVNFDTVSANALAVFSQWPILPKHCLENASPETLQQDQFWQKPIGSGPFKVDEVVLNNYATLKRWDGYYKTGTGNIETIYMFASGENDSNLVKNAGAGKIDYAWSKSTDDAKAIESMDGMKVSTANIRYTRCFYINQFPHEPNIK, from the coding sequence ATGAGAAAAAGAAGATTGGCGAGCCTGTTGTTGGCGGCATCCCTTGCAGCCAGCGCATTGGCCGGATGTGGTTCGGGAGGAAAGACGGAAACCACTGCGGCAGCGGCAGGAGGACAGACTGAAGCGGCAGGCGGGACAGCAGGGGAGACCGGGGCGGCAGGCGGGACCAGCGCGGCTGACCTTGGGACACCATTGGCGGATGTCAGGGTAAGGCAGGCCCTTGCCTATGCCATTGACATGAATGCCATTGTGGACAGTTTGTTTGAGGGTAAGGCAGAGGTGGCTAAGAGCTTTACTGCTCCCGGTGACTGGCTGAATGCCGGCATCCCGGTATATGAGTATAATCCGGAAAAGGCAAAGGAGCTGCTAAAGGAAGCTGGATGGCCTTCCGATTATACCCTGGATGTGGTTTACTATTATGATGACCAGCAGACCGTGGACCTTATGACCATCATTGGCCAGTACTGGCAGGAGGTGGGCGTGAAGGCACAGTTCAGGAAGCTGGAAGGCGATCTGGCGGCCCAGCTGTGGGTACCGCCGGCAGATATGGAGAAGGGGCCTTCAGCAGTGAAGTGGGATTTAGCCTATGCGGCAGTGGCAGCCCTTGCCGAGAGCGAGTTCTATAATCGTTTTGCATCTACCGCATCCAATAACTCTTCTGTTCCCAAACAGGAAGGGCTGGATGAGATGATTGCAGCTTCCAACGCCACCATGGATGTGGGTGAGCAGAAGGAGGCATTTTACAAAATCCAGCAGTTCGTGGCTGAGAATGAGCTGGCCATGCCTCTGTACCATCAGGTATGTTTCATCTATACCAGCGATAAACTGGATACAGCAGGCAGCGCCTTTGGCAATGACCAGTTCTCCTACGAAAAGAACATACTGGACTGGAAGATTGACAGGGATGACCGCACCATGTACACCAACGGAGGACCTCAGGAATTCTTCTGGTATCCCATGGTCAATCCCGGGTATATGATTAATACTGAACTTGTTTTTGATAAGCTTATCAATGCAGACAGTTCATTAAATCCAACAGATGGCATGCTGGCTGAAAGCTACAAGGTTTCTGAGGATGACAAGTCGATTGAGTTTGTTCTCAGGGACGGCCTTAAGTGGCATGACGATGAACCTCTGACTGCTGAGGACGTTAAGTTCACACTGGAACTTATGTTAAGGACTCCGGGTACCAATGCAGTGGCATCAGAAGTCATGAAGGCGATCCAGGGCGCCCAGGATTTCCTGGACGGCAAGACCGATAACCTGGAAGGTGTTGTCATTGACGGCAGCAAGATTACAGTGAACTTTGACACGGTTTCAGCCAATGCGCTGGCTGTATTCTCACAATGGCCAATCCTTCCAAAGCATTGTCTGGAGAATGCAAGTCCTGAAACCCTTCAGCAGGATCAGTTCTGGCAGAAACCCATTGGTTCCGGGCCATTTAAGGTGGATGAGGTGGTTCTCAACAACTATGCGACCCTGAAACGCTGGGATGGATATTATAAGACAGGAACCGGTAACATCGAGACAATTTACATGTTTGCCAGCGGTGAGAATGACAGCAATCTGGTTAAGAACGCAGGTGCAGGTAAGATTGATTATGCATGGAGCAAATCCACGGATGACGCCAAGGCAATCGAATCCATGGATGGAATGAAGGTTTCAACTGCCAATATCAGATACACCAGGTGCTTCTACATCAATCAGTTCCCTCATGAACCAAATATTAAGTAG
- a CDS encoding ABC transporter ATP-binding protein codes for MNDNIVLSVRDLEVNFYNNERCNRVLRGVSFQLQKGKIMCIVGESGCGKSVTANSIMGLLPDLSRIEKGEIHFFHNGRDIRIDQLKRKGKEMRQIRGDGISMIFQDPMTALNPVFTVGYQINESLLYHDRAKTKSEAKQKAIRLLKDMGIPLPEKRVDEYPYQFSGGMCQRAMIAMAMSCQPKVLIADEPTTALDVTIQAQIFELMQDLKNNNDAAILLITHDMGVVAELADNVAVMYMGNIVESGDARAVLTRSAHPYTRALLKSIPVLGRGKKQELEPIKGSTPDPYDRPKGCQFAPRCGYATEQCMQEMPPETEIGPGHFCRCFHNLMGKEGQPDAGN; via the coding sequence ATGAATGATAACATTGTATTAAGTGTCCGGGACCTGGAAGTGAATTTCTATAACAATGAGAGATGCAACAGGGTCTTAAGAGGGGTATCCTTTCAGCTGCAAAAAGGGAAAATTATGTGCATTGTGGGAGAGAGCGGATGCGGCAAGTCAGTTACTGCCAATTCCATCATGGGGCTGCTGCCTGACCTTTCAAGAATTGAGAAAGGGGAGATACATTTCTTCCACAACGGCAGGGATATACGGATAGACCAGTTGAAACGCAAGGGAAAAGAGATGCGCCAGATTAGGGGAGACGGGATTTCCATGATATTCCAGGACCCCATGACGGCCCTTAATCCCGTATTTACCGTAGGGTATCAGATTAACGAGTCCCTTTTGTACCATGACAGGGCAAAAACTAAAAGCGAGGCAAAACAGAAGGCCATACGTCTGTTAAAGGATATGGGAATACCTCTCCCGGAAAAACGGGTTGACGAATATCCATACCAGTTTTCAGGGGGCATGTGTCAGCGGGCCATGATCGCCATGGCCATGAGCTGCCAGCCCAAGGTGCTGATTGCGGATGAACCCACCACGGCGCTGGACGTCACCATACAGGCACAGATATTTGAACTGATGCAGGACCTTAAGAATAATAATGACGCGGCAATCCTCCTTATTACCCATGACATGGGCGTGGTGGCGGAACTGGCTGATAACGTGGCTGTCATGTATATGGGCAATATCGTGGAGAGCGGAGATGCCAGGGCTGTTCTGACCCGCTCCGCACATCCATATACCAGGGCGCTGCTTAAATCCATACCAGTGCTGGGAAGGGGGAAAAAGCAGGAGCTGGAACCTATAAAGGGTTCCACACCAGACCCATATGACCGTCCAAAGGGATGTCAGTTTGCGCCCAGATGCGGGTATGCAACGGAGCAGTGCATGCAGGAAATGCCGCCGGAGACGGAAATCGGGCCGGGGCATTTTTGCAGATGTTTCCATAATCTGATGGGGAAGGAGGGACAGCCGGATGCCGGAAACTAA
- a CDS encoding ABC transporter permease: MSNYIIRKILTLIPMMLVISFLIYLGMELMPGDAVDFLIPPDALSTMSPEQLNAMRDALGLNDPFFLRYLKWLAGLVRGDFGYSLQSGVPVLTLMKNHLPATIELTLTSLVMSSIFGILLGVVCALKKGTALDQILSVVGMVGVAIPQFLLGLICINAFALHTSILPVGGRMAYAGQNFIQRLPYLIMPATVLGFSLTSGVMRYGRSSMLDSMGRDYMKTARSKGLPEWRVNLLHGLRAAMTPVVVLIGFRLPMLIGGAVVVEEVFQWPGIGVLFVDAVRSQNTPLVMIIGFFSVLLVLVASIVVDIITALLDPRIKLS; this comes from the coding sequence TTGAGTAATTATATAATACGTAAAATCCTGACACTTATCCCAATGATGCTGGTTATCAGCTTCCTGATATATCTGGGGATGGAGCTGATGCCGGGCGACGCAGTGGACTTCCTGATTCCTCCGGACGCCCTTTCAACCATGTCGCCGGAACAGCTGAATGCCATGAGGGATGCCCTGGGTTTAAATGATCCGTTTTTTCTGCGCTACCTTAAATGGCTGGCAGGACTTGTGCGGGGGGACTTTGGCTACAGCCTTCAGAGCGGCGTGCCGGTGCTGACCCTGATGAAGAACCACCTGCCTGCAACCATAGAGCTGACCCTGACTTCCCTGGTGATGTCTTCCATATTCGGTATTCTCCTGGGGGTCGTATGCGCCCTTAAGAAGGGAACTGCCCTGGATCAGATACTGAGCGTTGTGGGTATGGTGGGAGTTGCCATCCCCCAGTTCCTTCTGGGACTGATCTGCATCAACGCGTTTGCTCTGCATACCAGCATTCTTCCTGTAGGCGGGAGGATGGCTTATGCGGGCCAGAATTTTATCCAGCGGCTTCCATACCTTATCATGCCGGCCACAGTACTGGGATTTTCCCTGACTTCCGGTGTGATGCGTTACGGGCGTTCCAGCATGCTGGATTCCATGGGACGGGATTACATGAAAACGGCCAGGAGCAAGGGACTGCCGGAGTGGCGTGTGAACCTGCTGCACGGCCTCAGGGCCGCCATGACGCCGGTGGTAGTGCTCATTGGATTCCGTCTGCCCATGCTCATCGGCGGCGCCGTGGTGGTGGAGGAGGTATTCCAGTGGCCGGGAATCGGCGTATTGTTTGTGGATGCGGTTCGTTCCCAGAATACGCCCTTGGTAATGATTATTGGTTTTTTCAGCGTTCTGTTGGTATTGGTGGCCAGTATTGTGGTGGATATCATTACCGCGCTGCTGGATCCGCGTATTAAACTGAGTTAG
- a CDS encoding ABC transporter ATP-binding protein, whose amino-acid sequence MPETKDVLIKVRNLKTYYPVKQGVFKHTVGHVKAVDDVSLDVYRGEILGVVGESGCGKTTLGKSILQLIKPTEGSIRYAFEGGEKELIGMNKKELDEARCKMQIVFQDPYSSLNPSFTIFGSMQEPLIRFGEKSRKARREKIAKLLEAVNLPADYMERYPNEFSGGQRQRIGIARALSVSPEFIVCDEAVSALDVSIQAQVLQLLKKLQEERGLTYMFITHDLSVVEYISDRIVVMYLGRMVEMADTQELFENTLHPYTRALLSAIPIADIDRRRKRIPLQGDVPSPVNPPSGCPFHPRCPECMERCKTEVPHPVIITRDGREHMVCCHRVQANAGGGNDFKTHI is encoded by the coding sequence ATGCCGGAAACTAAGGATGTGTTGATTAAAGTCAGGAACCTTAAGACGTATTATCCTGTAAAGCAGGGGGTGTTTAAACATACGGTTGGACATGTGAAGGCCGTGGATGATGTGAGCCTGGATGTATACAGGGGAGAAATCCTGGGCGTGGTAGGTGAGAGCGGCTGCGGCAAGACCACATTGGGAAAGAGCATCCTCCAGCTCATAAAGCCTACGGAGGGAAGTATACGCTATGCCTTTGAGGGCGGGGAAAAGGAACTGATTGGCATGAATAAAAAGGAGCTGGATGAGGCCAGGTGCAAGATGCAGATTGTGTTCCAGGATCCCTACTCCTCCCTGAACCCCTCCTTTACCATATTCGGGTCCATGCAGGAACCATTAATCCGTTTTGGTGAAAAAAGCAGGAAAGCCCGGCGGGAGAAGATAGCAAAGCTGTTAGAGGCCGTAAACCTGCCTGCGGATTACATGGAACGCTATCCCAATGAGTTCTCAGGCGGCCAGAGGCAGAGGATTGGGATTGCCAGGGCCCTGTCCGTATCGCCGGAGTTCATAGTCTGCGATGAAGCTGTGTCCGCTCTGGATGTATCCATTCAGGCCCAGGTGCTGCAGCTGCTGAAAAAACTGCAGGAAGAGCGGGGGCTTACCTATATGTTCATTACCCACGACCTGTCTGTGGTGGAGTATATCAGCGACCGCATTGTGGTTATGTATCTGGGGCGCATGGTGGAGATGGCGGATACGCAGGAACTGTTTGAGAATACGCTCCACCCATATACCAGAGCTTTATTAAGCGCTATCCCCATTGCGGATATCGACAGAAGGAGAAAGAGGATACCGTTACAGGGAGATGTACCCAGTCCGGTGAACCCGCCTTCCGGCTGTCCTTTTCATCCCCGATGCCCGGAGTGCATGGAAAGATGTAAGACCGAAGTCCCGCATCCGGTGATCATCACCAGGGATGGGCGGGAACATATGGTGTGCTGCCATCGGGTACAGGCAAATGCAGGCGGCGGGAATGATTTTAAGACACATATATAA
- a CDS encoding CPBP family intramembrane glutamic endopeptidase, with translation MHSWNNSIFKTIFKNKNGFLRSGWTILIVMLLYYALLYFASFLVLTALIVILTATGDLNRAADYFSPLANWVNDACLPVAMLILTDVMMIIIPIIAWKCFIKRPLSEMGLHPFKSTKKECGAGMILGMVNCTLVFLLVVWFGGGKVASWQPRITALTLTWLFAFILVAYAEELLNRGFIMAVLRRCRNHVFVLIFLPSVIFGAIHLGNPSVTLLSVFNIIIVGILFSYMFIKSGNIWMCIGYHFTWNVFQGIIYGMPVSGLSIPGIITTHFTRDNILNGGGFGIEGGILTTLVTLLSFLFVRYYYRNSTYDFMNNMD, from the coding sequence ATGCACTCATGGAACAATTCAATATTCAAAACAATATTCAAAAACAAAAATGGATTTTTACGCTCCGGATGGACCATTCTCATTGTGATGCTGCTTTATTACGCACTGCTGTATTTTGCATCTTTTCTGGTCCTGACTGCCCTGATTGTAATATTAACAGCCACAGGTGATCTCAATCGGGCGGCTGACTATTTTTCACCTCTTGCCAACTGGGTCAACGACGCCTGCCTGCCGGTGGCGATGCTGATCCTGACAGATGTCATGATGATCATTATTCCAATCATAGCGTGGAAATGTTTTATAAAACGTCCTTTGAGCGAAATGGGCCTTCATCCGTTCAAATCCACAAAAAAAGAGTGCGGCGCAGGGATGATTCTGGGTATGGTAAATTGTACGCTGGTTTTTCTATTGGTGGTGTGGTTTGGAGGCGGCAAAGTTGCATCCTGGCAGCCCCGCATTACTGCTTTAACTTTAACGTGGTTATTCGCCTTTATATTGGTAGCCTATGCAGAGGAGCTGCTGAACCGCGGGTTCATCATGGCTGTACTCCGCAGATGCCGTAACCATGTTTTTGTCCTCATCTTCCTTCCCTCAGTCATCTTCGGGGCCATACATCTGGGAAACCCCAGCGTGACGCTTCTTTCCGTCTTCAATATAATAATTGTCGGCATTCTTTTTTCATATATGTTTATTAAATCCGGCAATATATGGATGTGTATTGGTTATCATTTTACATGGAATGTATTTCAGGGAATTATCTACGGAATGCCTGTTAGCGGCCTTAGCATTCCCGGTATCATAACCACACACTTTACCCGGGACAATATACTAAACGGGGGCGGATTCGGTATCGAAGGCGGTATACTTACTACATTGGTAACACTTCTCAGCTTTCTGTTTGTGCGGTATTATTACAGGAACAGCACCTATGATTTTATGAATAATATGGATTAG